Proteins co-encoded in one Chrysemys picta bellii isolate R12L10 chromosome 13, ASM1138683v2, whole genome shotgun sequence genomic window:
- the LOC101949888 gene encoding olfactory receptor 12D1-like → MENQTEVSEFILLGLTKLPELRCFLFTLFLLLYMASVLGNGAIMAVVLAEPRLHTPMYFFLGNLSCLDICFSTVTIPKMLAGFLSRHQIISFTGCLVQLHFFHFLGSSEAVLLAVMAYDRYVAICNPLRYRLVMNPRVCLLLAVATWSSGFLHALMHTVMTSRLHFCGPNHVHHFFCDIKPLLSLACSSTRLNLNLLNIVTGGIVIGPFILILLSYLYIISFLLLKVQSKRKAFSTCTSHLTVVILQYVPIIFNYVLPSHGDSQDRDMIATLMYSIVTPVLNPLIYTLRNQEVKSALRKVVERKLLPGRT, encoded by the coding sequence ATGGAGAACCAGACGGAGGTGAGCGAGTTCATCCTCCTGGGTCTAACCAAGCTCCCGGAGCTGCGGTGCTTCCTCTTCACTCTCTTCCTGCTTCTTTACATGGCCAGTGTGCTGGGGAATGGGGCTATCATGGCCGTGGTGCTGGCCGAGCCCcggctccacacccccatgtacttcttcttgGGCAACCTCTCCTGCCTAGACATCTGCTTCTCCACGGTCACCATACCCAAAATGCTGGCTGGCTTCCTCTCGAGACATCAGATCATCTCCTTCACCGGCTGCCTGGTGCAGCTCCATTTCTTCCACTTCCTTGGAAGCAGTGAGGCCGTGCTGTTGGCCGTCATGGCCTACGaccgctatgtggccatctgcaaCCCACTACGTTACAGGCTGGTCATGAACCCAAGGGTCTGCCTGCTCCTGGCAGTGGCCACCTGGTCCAGTGGTTTCCTGCACGCCCTGATGCACACGGTCATGACCTCCCGGCTGCATTTCTGTGGCCCCAATCATGTCcaccacttcttctgtgacatcaAACCCCTGCTGAGCCTGGCCTGCAGCAGCACCCGCCTCAACCTGAACCTCCTCAACATCGTCACTGGAGGCATCGTGATAGGCCCATTCATACTTATACTCCTCTCCTACCTCTACAtcatctccttcctcctcctgaaGGTACAAAGCAAGAGGAAGGCtttctccacctgcacttcccacCTCACGGTGGTGATTTTACAATATGTGCCCATTATATTTAACTATGTACTGCCCTCTCATGGGGATTCCCAAGATAGGGACATGATAGCTACCCTCATGTACAGCATCGTCACCCCAGttctgaaccccctgatctacaccCTGAGGAATCAGGAGGTGAAATCTGCCCTGAGGAAAGTGGTAGAAAGAAAACTATTACCTGGAAGgacatga